The proteins below are encoded in one region of Levilactobacillus namurensis:
- a CDS encoding MBG domain-containing protein, which yields MKQRVRNQTTKKAFILYKGRTGWRLKTRIFGGLMVGLAAFTLADSGQLTTGHAATTVEETPATGTTVIPAKTSQSPNARLATTEATTTGQTETVNPAPVTAASPNPAATPESAPVTESTPVTETTPTTPTTYPVLSQDQSVNIGVDQSQVSLTAQQIADHFTAKVENRGGSDQDDNPTQNTVTQKIGADGTIDLTSNAAHDYYGAYGKTTIQGHQAAHVSFEHEIDFSHNFSMSGALGIGSKTSGGADSVGFIFAPGDPAKATQGGSGGQLGLGGLSNAFGFVFDEYNNVSEYHDPSSQPYIGWRTTDSNGNLQSAASTDWKAASQVELNDRRTNTLNDFTMDYDAKSQLLTVVLKNGIFSRHIEDVSTGYSISVAASTGGSWNDYSARIDKFSYTPKTIPLTVHMVDSADQGALLDNANVEAIANIGDTVSVFSTQAAAQRAVAAGEVDPTLVSILPTDSAGNVYVIDGSQVVANQNGTAHSVGGSAYQDVADDTYYTYVVTDDDSQQVTVPVRLAYTAEVTPVDAQTQQPIAGLQPVTVTTVAGEPALVQIPGYTPTKVVLAAPKDGQSVAHDQLAVDQTTTAATDETTDTQAQALGHYYTSQGTTVDGQTVVGTATVGTGQAIDQALNQQPLVDANQQPVISGTATTGITNQDYYWSATGSAQATDSTDAQAPQKATNLLVPTTQTLKSWADKASANQQQADDYQKQAREIYNQFSALNGLSQAQQADAATLYNNISDIYQDVYDSNAVAITDFGTAQTVTVAADIVQDGQAGYAALKKAQDLLGDFEVSLGKLTTTNNHAQDSLATIVTQPVTYGQPVKRPTVHLGDGFGKVQADQLQDDDFVYYSDQDLKTPVTPVNAGTYVVKLTDKGRAYMKSLAPDNPYAGLFVSSILTINPKTVTAQANPSTIVYGDAPVLSGTYGQVTDTTSGDFEVVDPDTQQVVTDLTQLQVGPTYQVRYTAQAQAKLAQAGNYAVTGFTPGTLTVTPRAITVSANNHTKTYGTADDPELDWAITDGQLQNGDQLENLGVTLTRTPGEAAGEYQIEAQKAATNQNYTVRVTPGTFTIAKRNVTLTIQTQHKFYGDADPTPDLELAAGTSLAPGDQLADLNLQFQRDQGEAARQKYTIIGNADNKNYNITIQWGGLIIDPRPVIVAAAPQEKVYGDTDPTPVIQLDGDSTLVAGDTLADLGVQVTRASGEDVGTYQLSDQSTNHNPNYDLTVTPGTLKILPRLVTVIAADAEKNYGDADPVLTLTPEATKELVNQDTLDALHVTLKRDQGETVQPNGYTIRGTSTSQNYQVTIQDGKFSILPRKVTVYVADHQSKVYGTADPVLKLRDDAHQVLVGQDTLKDLGVTLTRQAGEDVTAAGYQITNSRTEKSQNYKVDVIPGYFQITPRVATATITSLKAVYGNPVTLQGTSSLPGKFAHFQPTDLELVDQAGQVVLPTKLNAGTYTIRLTATAKQRLQDQANYYLDKFPVGQLVVTPRPVTLQIENQQKFVGEADPQEQARVTAGNLAETDTINDLGLMFALPEHVAVGTYPITATAKTPNYLIRVVPGQLKVLGRTVDALGDVTTTEKAASGEVVNVTEQWPDHSVTVYTYDPATRQATVSELVQGKVVKTQPVNLQGETIVNDGTGALTVLDIHDLTQPVIAHYPAQVWQPATPDQLAGTTGQPTGTETSTPPMMSEVGAPSVDETPAPAAEPVVTPKATAPTKTQKSTDHSRVTVTPMAVTGTPVTSTGKQSSETVAADQSAQVPARTRSTATATTATNHMATAQLPQTDEQPTNWLTILGGVLLAAIVWPIGWLRRH from the coding sequence ATGAAACAACGAGTGAGAAACCAAACCACTAAGAAGGCGTTTATCCTGTACAAGGGACGTACGGGATGGCGACTTAAAACCCGAATTTTTGGCGGTCTGATGGTCGGGTTAGCCGCCTTTACCCTGGCAGATAGTGGACAATTGACTACCGGTCATGCGGCAACGACCGTTGAGGAGACTCCAGCGACCGGGACAACGGTCATCCCGGCAAAGACTTCGCAAAGTCCCAACGCCAGGTTGGCGACGACCGAAGCTACAACAACGGGACAGACGGAGACTGTCAATCCAGCACCAGTGACGGCAGCATCGCCGAATCCGGCGGCAACCCCCGAATCAGCTCCGGTTACCGAATCAACGCCGGTTACGGAAACGACCCCGACGACCCCAACGACGTACCCGGTCTTGTCCCAGGACCAGAGCGTCAACATCGGGGTCGACCAATCACAGGTATCCTTGACGGCGCAACAGATTGCGGACCACTTTACGGCGAAGGTCGAGAATCGTGGGGGAAGCGATCAGGATGACAACCCGACCCAGAATACGGTGACGCAGAAGATTGGGGCGGACGGGACGATCGACCTAACCAGTAACGCGGCGCACGACTACTACGGCGCGTACGGTAAGACCACGATTCAGGGGCATCAGGCGGCTCACGTGTCGTTTGAACACGAAATTGACTTTAGTCATAACTTCTCGATGTCGGGGGCGCTGGGAATCGGGAGTAAGACTTCTGGCGGGGCCGATAGTGTGGGCTTTATTTTCGCGCCGGGTGACCCGGCCAAGGCCACCCAGGGGGGCTCAGGGGGTCAACTGGGCTTAGGCGGTCTGAGTAATGCCTTCGGGTTCGTCTTTGACGAGTACAACAATGTCTCCGAATACCACGACCCCAGTTCGCAGCCCTACATTGGCTGGCGGACCACGGATAGTAACGGGAACCTTCAGTCGGCAGCTTCAACGGATTGGAAAGCGGCTAGCCAGGTGGAGTTGAACGACCGACGGACGAACACCTTGAACGACTTTACCATGGACTATGATGCGAAGTCCCAGTTATTGACGGTGGTGTTGAAGAACGGCATCTTTTCGCGGCATATTGAGGATGTTAGCACGGGGTATTCGATTTCGGTAGCTGCTTCGACGGGGGGCAGCTGGAATGACTATTCCGCTAGGATTGATAAATTCAGTTACACCCCCAAAACGATTCCACTGACCGTGCACATGGTCGATTCGGCGGATCAAGGCGCGTTATTGGATAACGCGAACGTGGAAGCCATTGCCAACATTGGGGATACCGTTTCGGTCTTCTCCACGCAAGCCGCGGCCCAACGCGCGGTCGCCGCCGGGGAAGTCGACCCGACCCTGGTGTCGATCCTTCCTACGGATTCAGCGGGCAACGTCTACGTTATCGATGGGAGCCAAGTGGTGGCTAATCAAAATGGGACGGCGCATTCTGTGGGGGGAAGTGCCTATCAAGACGTCGCGGATGATACATACTACACCTATGTGGTGACCGACGATGACAGTCAACAGGTCACGGTTCCGGTCCGGTTAGCGTACACGGCTGAAGTCACGCCGGTCGATGCCCAGACCCAGCAACCGATTGCGGGCTTACAACCCGTGACGGTCACCACAGTGGCGGGGGAACCGGCTTTGGTCCAGATCCCGGGATATACGCCAACCAAAGTGGTTTTGGCGGCGCCTAAGGATGGGCAAAGTGTGGCCCATGATCAACTGGCGGTCGATCAGACCACCACTGCAGCGACGGACGAAACCACGGATACGCAGGCCCAAGCTTTAGGGCACTACTACACCAGTCAGGGAACCACGGTGGACGGCCAAACGGTGGTCGGGACTGCGACCGTGGGGACGGGGCAGGCCATTGACCAGGCGTTGAACCAACAGCCGTTGGTCGATGCCAACCAGCAGCCGGTCATTAGTGGGACGGCGACGACAGGGATTACTAACCAAGACTATTACTGGTCAGCGACGGGGAGCGCCCAGGCGACGGATTCGACGGACGCCCAAGCGCCGCAAAAAGCAACTAACTTACTGGTGCCAACCACGCAGACCTTAAAGTCTTGGGCGGATAAGGCTAGTGCCAATCAGCAGCAAGCCGATGATTATCAGAAACAGGCTCGGGAGATTTACAACCAGTTCAGTGCCCTCAACGGTTTATCTCAGGCCCAACAGGCCGATGCTGCGACCTTGTATAACAATATTTCGGACATCTATCAAGACGTTTACGACAGTAACGCGGTGGCCATCACCGATTTTGGGACGGCACAAACGGTTACGGTAGCCGCCGACATCGTGCAGGACGGACAAGCGGGTTATGCGGCCTTGAAAAAAGCCCAAGACCTGCTGGGTGATTTTGAGGTGAGTCTGGGTAAGTTGACCACCACTAACAATCACGCACAAGACAGTTTGGCGACGATTGTGACGCAGCCCGTGACGTATGGTCAGCCCGTTAAACGGCCCACGGTCCATCTGGGGGATGGTTTCGGGAAGGTTCAAGCGGATCAGCTTCAGGACGATGACTTTGTCTACTATAGCGATCAGGACCTGAAAACACCGGTCACCCCAGTTAACGCGGGGACGTACGTGGTGAAGTTGACGGATAAGGGACGGGCCTACATGAAGAGTTTGGCCCCGGATAACCCGTATGCGGGCCTGTTTGTGTCGAGCATCTTAACGATCAATCCCAAAACGGTAACGGCTCAGGCTAACCCTAGCACCATTGTTTATGGGGATGCCCCGGTCTTAAGCGGGACGTATGGACAAGTCACGGACACTACGTCAGGAGACTTTGAAGTCGTTGATCCGGATACCCAGCAGGTGGTCACCGACCTAACCCAGCTACAAGTTGGCCCGACCTATCAGGTGCGATACACGGCTCAAGCTCAAGCTAAGCTGGCACAGGCGGGCAATTATGCCGTGACGGGCTTTACGCCAGGAACCCTGACGGTCACGCCCCGGGCAATCACGGTCTCGGCGAATAATCATACCAAGACTTACGGTACCGCCGATGATCCGGAATTGGACTGGGCCATCACCGACGGCCAACTGCAGAATGGCGATCAACTTGAGAATTTAGGCGTGACGCTCACGCGAACCCCGGGTGAAGCAGCGGGCGAGTACCAGATTGAGGCTCAGAAAGCAGCGACTAACCAGAATTACACGGTCAGAGTAACGCCCGGGACGTTTACGATTGCCAAACGCAACGTAACCCTGACGATTCAAACGCAACACAAGTTTTATGGGGACGCGGACCCGACACCCGACCTTGAATTGGCTGCGGGAACGTCCTTAGCACCGGGCGACCAGCTGGCAGACTTAAACCTCCAGTTCCAGCGAGACCAAGGTGAAGCCGCGCGGCAAAAGTACACCATTATCGGGAATGCGGACAATAAAAATTACAACATCACCATTCAGTGGGGAGGCTTGATCATTGATCCGCGACCAGTGATTGTCGCCGCTGCGCCCCAAGAAAAAGTATACGGTGATACGGACCCGACCCCCGTAATTCAGCTGGATGGCGATTCGACCTTGGTTGCGGGGGACACCCTGGCGGACTTAGGCGTGCAGGTCACCCGCGCTTCTGGCGAGGATGTCGGGACTTATCAGCTGAGCGATCAGAGCACGAATCATAATCCAAATTATGACCTGACGGTGACGCCGGGGACACTAAAGATTCTACCCCGACTGGTGACCGTCATTGCGGCGGATGCGGAAAAAAACTACGGTGACGCTGACCCAGTGTTGACCCTAACGCCGGAAGCCACCAAAGAGCTGGTCAACCAAGATACCTTGGATGCGTTGCACGTGACGCTGAAACGTGACCAGGGAGAGACGGTACAGCCGAATGGGTACACGATTCGTGGGACCAGTACTAGCCAGAATTATCAGGTCACGATTCAGGATGGGAAATTTAGTATTTTGCCGCGTAAGGTTACGGTTTACGTAGCAGATCATCAAAGCAAGGTTTACGGCACAGCTGACCCCGTCTTGAAGCTGCGGGATGACGCGCATCAAGTCCTAGTGGGCCAAGATACCCTGAAGGACCTAGGCGTTACTTTGACTCGGCAGGCTGGCGAGGATGTCACCGCGGCAGGTTACCAGATTACCAATTCGCGAACGGAGAAGTCGCAGAATTACAAGGTCGACGTGATACCAGGTTACTTCCAGATTACGCCTAGGGTGGCCACGGCAACAATTACGTCGTTAAAGGCAGTTTACGGAAATCCCGTGACGTTACAGGGAACCAGTAGTTTACCCGGTAAGTTTGCGCATTTCCAGCCCACTGACCTGGAGCTAGTTGATCAAGCAGGGCAGGTGGTGCTGCCAACCAAGCTTAACGCAGGCACCTACACCATCCGGTTAACCGCCACAGCTAAACAACGCTTGCAAGACCAGGCCAACTATTATCTGGATAAATTTCCGGTGGGACAGTTAGTGGTGACCCCGCGGCCGGTAACTTTGCAGATTGAGAATCAACAAAAATTCGTCGGTGAAGCTGACCCGCAAGAACAAGCACGGGTAACGGCTGGCAATTTAGCGGAGACGGATACGATTAATGATTTAGGGTTAATGTTTGCGCTACCGGAACATGTGGCGGTGGGAACCTACCCCATCACTGCGACCGCTAAAACCCCGAACTACTTGATCCGGGTAGTGCCGGGACAACTAAAGGTCTTGGGACGAACGGTTGACGCGTTGGGTGACGTGACCACCACGGAGAAGGCGGCTAGTGGTGAAGTCGTCAACGTCACGGAGCAGTGGCCCGACCACAGCGTGACAGTTTATACGTATGATCCAGCGACTCGGCAAGCTACAGTAAGTGAACTTGTCCAGGGGAAAGTCGTAAAGACCCAGCCAGTTAACTTGCAGGGAGAAACGATTGTGAACGATGGCACGGGAGCTTTGACGGTGTTGGACATTCATGATTTGACCCAGCCAGTGATTGCCCATTACCCGGCACAGGTCTGGCAACCCGCGACGCCGGACCAGTTGGCGGGAACGACTGGTCAACCTACGGGAACGGAGACTAGTACACCACCGATGATGTCCGAAGTTGGTGCGCCAAGCGTTGATGAGACACCAGCGCCGGCTGCTGAGCCGGTGGTTACGCCGAAAGCCACGGCACCAACGAAAACGCAGAAATCAACGGACCATTCGCGAGTAACGGTAACGCCAATGGCAGTGACCGGTACACCCGTGACGTCAACGGGGAAACAGTCGTCAGAAACGGTGGCAGCGGATCAGTCAGCGCAGGTACCTGCGAGAACGCGTTCGACGGCGACTGCCACGACCGCGACGAACCATATGGCCACGGCGCAGTTACCGCAGACCGATGAACAGCCGACTAACTGGTTAACGATTCTAGGTGGGGTGCTCCTCGCCGCTATCGTTTGGCCGATTGGGTGGTTGCGACGCCATTAA
- a CDS encoding glucose-6-phosphate isomerase — translation MAHIAFDRSKLGPFVHDNELGEMQAMVTAADTELRQGTGAGSDFRDWLTLPHDYDKAEFARIKAAAKKIREDSEVLVVIGIGGSYLGAKMAVDFLHSTFFNSLPADQRKGPQILFAGNSISADYVHDLLNFVGDRDFSINIISKSGTTTEPSIAFRVFKEKLIKKYGEAEANKRIYATTDAKRGALKTEADAAGYETFVIPDGVGGRYSVLCPVGLLPIAASGADIDQLMQGAADAADEYTNPDLTKNEAYQYAALRNILYRKGYGVELLENYEPRLAAFAEWWKQLTGESEGKDGKGIYPSSANFSTDLHSFGQYIQEGQRKLMETVVMVDKPEHDVDIPKEADNLDGLGYLEGRTMGFANTKAFEGVILAHTDGGVPNMSVHIPNQSEYTLGYLIYFFEVAIAISGYLNGINPFNQPGVEAYKTNMFALLGKPGFEDLGKQLNERL, via the coding sequence ATGGCACATATCGCCTTTGATCGTTCAAAGTTAGGTCCATTTGTTCATGATAATGAACTGGGAGAAATGCAGGCTATGGTGACTGCTGCGGATACTGAATTGCGGCAAGGCACCGGGGCCGGCAGTGATTTCCGGGACTGGTTAACGTTGCCCCATGACTATGACAAGGCTGAATTTGCCCGGATCAAGGCTGCGGCCAAGAAGATTCGGGAAGACTCCGAAGTCTTAGTGGTCATCGGTATCGGTGGCTCCTACTTAGGTGCCAAGATGGCGGTGGACTTCTTACACAGTACCTTCTTCAACAGTCTGCCAGCTGACCAACGGAAGGGTCCCCAGATTCTGTTCGCTGGGAACTCCATTAGTGCCGACTACGTCCACGATCTCTTGAACTTCGTGGGTGACCGGGACTTCTCCATCAACATCATCTCGAAGTCCGGGACGACGACGGAACCTTCCATCGCCTTCCGGGTCTTCAAGGAGAAGCTGATCAAGAAGTATGGTGAAGCCGAAGCCAACAAGCGGATCTACGCCACCACGGATGCCAAGCGCGGTGCGTTGAAGACCGAAGCTGACGCTGCCGGCTACGAGACCTTCGTGATTCCCGATGGTGTGGGTGGCCGTTACTCCGTTCTGTGTCCAGTGGGTCTGTTGCCCATCGCTGCTTCTGGTGCCGACATTGACCAGTTGATGCAGGGGGCTGCTGATGCTGCTGATGAATACACCAACCCAGATTTGACGAAGAACGAAGCTTACCAATACGCCGCTTTACGGAACATCTTGTACCGTAAGGGCTACGGGGTTGAATTGTTAGAAAACTACGAGCCACGGTTAGCCGCCTTCGCCGAATGGTGGAAGCAATTGACCGGTGAGTCCGAAGGGAAAGACGGTAAGGGGATCTATCCATCATCCGCTAACTTCAGTACGGACTTGCACTCCTTTGGCCAATACATCCAAGAGGGACAACGGAAGCTGATGGAAACGGTTGTGATGGTGGACAAGCCAGAACATGACGTGGACATTCCTAAGGAAGCCGATAACTTAGACGGGTTAGGTTACTTGGAAGGCCGGACCATGGGCTTTGCCAACACCAAGGCCTTTGAAGGGGTCATCTTAGCCCACACGGACGGCGGTGTGCCGAACATGAGCGTGCACATTCCTAATCAAAGCGAATACACGTTAGGCTACTTGATTTACTTCTTCGAAGTGGCTATCGCCATTTCTGGTTACCTGAACGGCATCAACCCGTTCAACCAACCAGGGGTTGAAGCTTACAAGACCAACATGTTTGCGCTATTAGGCAAGCCTGGTTTTGAAGACCTGGGTAAGCAATTAAACGAACGGCTATAA
- a CDS encoding GRP family sugar transporter, translated as MGILLALIPALCWGSIGLISGRLGGTSYQQTLGMTAGAVLFGIFSLVYFHVQLSGIAMLVGIASGLCWAVGQFEQFQSMKFIGISRTVPISTGLQLAGTALAGVLLFHEWKTSTMVMTGTIAVIILIAGAALTSLRDKSAGVNSEHIEAGRGATAIAISTVGYILYTVIVNMSGLDSKLILFPQSIGMILGALIFILLSKENRKKVWHVATAKNVLTGLVWGIGNFFMFMAIPSVGLAISYSLAQCGIVISTFGSIWLLGEKKTNREMVYTVIGSLLVIAGGVTLGLMK; from the coding sequence ATGGGAATTTTACTAGCTTTGATTCCAGCACTTTGCTGGGGAAGCATCGGGTTGATCAGTGGCCGCTTGGGCGGAACGTCGTATCAACAAACGTTAGGAATGACGGCCGGAGCCGTTTTATTCGGGATTTTTTCGCTGGTATATTTCCACGTTCAACTATCGGGTATCGCAATGCTGGTTGGGATTGCGTCTGGTCTCTGCTGGGCCGTGGGGCAATTTGAACAGTTCCAATCCATGAAGTTCATCGGCATCTCCCGGACGGTCCCGATTTCGACCGGGTTACAGTTGGCCGGGACCGCGTTAGCCGGGGTCTTGCTCTTCCACGAATGGAAAACCAGTACCATGGTGATGACGGGGACCATCGCGGTCATCATCTTGATTGCCGGGGCCGCTTTGACGTCCTTGCGCGATAAAAGTGCGGGCGTCAATAGTGAGCACATTGAAGCGGGTCGCGGGGCTACGGCCATCGCCATCTCGACGGTAGGTTACATCCTGTACACGGTGATTGTGAACATGTCGGGATTGGACTCCAAGTTGATCCTGTTCCCCCAATCCATTGGGATGATTCTGGGGGCGTTGATCTTCATCCTGTTGTCGAAGGAGAACCGGAAGAAGGTTTGGCACGTGGCCACAGCCAAGAACGTGCTGACCGGTCTGGTCTGGGGCATTGGGAACTTCTTCATGTTCATGGCGATTCCGTCCGTGGGGTTGGCAATCAGCTACTCACTGGCCCAATGTGGGATCGTGATTTCCACCTTCGGGAGCATCTGGCTCTTGGGTGAAAAGAAGACAAATCGCGAAATGGTCTACACGGTAATTGGCTCACTTTTAGTCATTGCAGGTGGGGTCACTTTAGGATTGATGAAATAG
- a CDS encoding mucin-binding protein, whose amino-acid sequence MTMTKRTTHKWWLYSGTALALLSWSLGETSAQADTQEPTATAESVTTTDNSLQESTATLSQPTTATDDTVAGTDQTPTNGANQASESTDSTLPVTDTDTDLETETPPVTDQSTTQGTAETVPPVEPDADQTKDDSEVEKTESTLETESTTSSVTTDDQLTETKTDAGHQAAPATVSATTPQKRSASPEIDPDADLSDQFKDANLLAAVRKSLNLTADQVLTLKDIQNFWGVAQVKANGFGKVTDLSGLELLGNLTEKATVSVEMTLGNSLAEIPNLDLTPLLALKDLTHLSIKTNYWGAMTDDQLHVLAQVDAHYMQNLDFSSEDNAQKNLTGMTSHQLGILAPMIATVVDSDYKYPHAITLDGNSIDDWSSLGIIKHVSRYGAVITGWLQYVQVDNPVAVGPDGTVQTNHPTIDMWGRPILDKIAYRDADGKIQFAQDQKLVNPDLTGDQVVYGQLGWQSQYVYRFAGTVDPNGVDLGGNLTFIAGTTMYQKIGATQGQTVTVHYQDDTTGDLLASTELNGDLGTTSDYQTGTTIQSYLDQGYELVSDEYPTAGAVFGDTAQSFTVHLKHAITALDNRKTVTQWIHYQYADGTEAAPTYTAWVTFIRQGQRDAVTGETQWQDWHPISTTTTLPDRTSPVIDGYTADQLTVTGLTATPSGEDQTTWVTYAATPVDPEPEPEPEPEPEPEPEPEPEPEPEPEPEPEPEPEPEPTPEPTPAPTPGPDTSGSGDLESGMTNVVKPAQPGVAGPIVTQGGAAAQGIATGKTPLGQSVAQPQSQSATLKTNADETTLPQTDEQTTHGWLLGGLGLLLASLGGFQWRKRDRQ is encoded by the coding sequence ATGACGATGACTAAACGCACAACGCATAAGTGGTGGCTTTATTCGGGAACGGCTTTAGCGCTTTTGAGCTGGTCACTGGGGGAGACTTCGGCCCAGGCTGACACACAGGAGCCGACAGCCACGGCTGAATCGGTGACGACAACGGATAATTCGTTACAGGAATCCACGGCAACGCTAAGCCAACCGACCACGGCGACGGATGACACGGTAGCGGGGACGGATCAGACGCCGACTAACGGTGCCAACCAAGCCTCAGAGTCAACGGACTCTACCTTGCCGGTGACGGATACAGACACGGATTTAGAGACGGAAACGCCACCGGTGACGGACCAGTCGACGACGCAAGGAACGGCTGAAACGGTTCCGCCAGTTGAGCCGGATGCCGACCAAACAAAGGATGACTCTGAGGTAGAGAAGACTGAATCTACGCTGGAAACGGAGTCGACCACGTCATCGGTCACCACCGATGACCAGTTAACGGAGACTAAAACGGATGCGGGCCATCAGGCGGCGCCGGCGACGGTATCAGCGACCACGCCGCAAAAGCGGAGCGCATCACCGGAAATTGATCCTGACGCAGATTTGAGTGACCAGTTTAAGGATGCCAACTTGCTGGCGGCGGTTCGCAAGAGTTTGAATTTGACGGCTGATCAGGTCCTGACGTTAAAGGATATTCAGAATTTTTGGGGAGTGGCCCAAGTCAAAGCAAACGGTTTTGGCAAAGTGACGGATTTGAGTGGTTTAGAACTGCTGGGGAATTTAACGGAAAAAGCGACGGTCTCGGTGGAGATGACGCTGGGAAATTCGCTGGCGGAGATTCCTAATTTAGATTTAACCCCGCTATTGGCACTGAAGGATCTAACCCACTTATCGATTAAGACCAATTACTGGGGTGCCATGACGGATGACCAGCTCCACGTCCTGGCACAGGTGGATGCCCACTATATGCAAAACTTGGACTTCTCTTCGGAAGATAACGCACAAAAGAACCTAACCGGGATGACAAGTCATCAGTTAGGCATCTTGGCGCCGATGATTGCTACGGTTGTGGATAGTGATTATAAATACCCACATGCGATTACGCTAGACGGCAACTCAATCGATGACTGGAGTTCATTAGGGATCATTAAGCACGTTTCGCGGTACGGCGCTGTAATTACGGGGTGGTTGCAGTACGTTCAAGTCGATAACCCCGTAGCGGTGGGGCCGGACGGAACGGTCCAGACTAACCATCCCACGATTGATATGTGGGGACGGCCCATCCTAGATAAGATTGCTTACCGTGATGCGGACGGGAAGATTCAGTTTGCTCAGGACCAAAAATTAGTAAATCCGGATTTGACTGGTGACCAAGTAGTTTACGGTCAGCTGGGTTGGCAGTCTCAGTACGTTTACCGGTTTGCCGGGACGGTGGACCCGAACGGTGTTGATTTAGGCGGTAATTTGACCTTTATCGCTGGAACCACGATGTATCAAAAAATCGGGGCGACCCAGGGACAGACCGTCACCGTTCATTATCAAGACGATACGACCGGCGACCTGCTGGCGAGCACCGAGCTGAATGGGGACCTCGGAACGACTAGCGACTACCAGACGGGGACCACGATTCAATCGTATCTGGATCAGGGCTACGAACTGGTCAGCGACGAGTATCCGACCGCAGGAGCGGTCTTTGGGGATACGGCGCAAAGCTTTACCGTGCACCTCAAACACGCCATCACGGCGCTGGATAACCGGAAAACGGTGACGCAGTGGATCCATTACCAATACGCGGATGGCACGGAAGCAGCCCCAACTTATACGGCTTGGGTCACCTTTATTCGGCAGGGTCAACGCGATGCGGTGACGGGGGAGACCCAGTGGCAAGACTGGCACCCGATTAGTACCACCACGACGTTGCCTGACCGGACCTCACCCGTAATTGATGGGTACACGGCCGACCAGTTGACGGTCACCGGTTTAACAGCAACCCCGAGTGGGGAAGACCAGACTACGTGGGTCACCTACGCGGCCACACCGGTTGATCCAGAGCCGGAGCCAGAGCCGGAACCAGAACCAGAGCCGGAACCAGAGCCGGAGCCAGAACCAGAACCGGAGCCAGAGCCGGAACCAGAACCAGAACCAGAACCAGAACCAACGCCGGAGCCGACCCCAGCACCAACGCCGGGACCGGACACTTCGGGGAGTGGTGACTTGGAATCTGGCATGACGAACGTCGTAAAACCTGCTCAGCCAGGCGTAGCTGGTCCAATTGTTACGCAGGGCGGCGCTGCGGCACAGGGGATTGCGACGGGGAAGACACCACTGGGCCAATCAGTGGCACAACCCCAATCGCAGTCGGCGACCTTGAAGACTAACGCGGATGAGACGACGTTGCCGCAAACCGACGAACAGACCACTCACGGTTGGTTACTTGGCGGCTTAGGCTTACTCCTGGCGAGTTTAGGTGGCTTCCAATGGCGTAAACGTGATCGGCAATAG